A single genomic interval of Chroicocephalus ridibundus chromosome 23, bChrRid1.1, whole genome shotgun sequence harbors:
- the ADAM28 gene encoding disintegrin and metalloproteinase domain-containing protein 28: MLYGNGKRGQLASPAEEINSIQTGHPEGIEEQHLLARDYTETVYSDDGRQITTSPQIKDHCYYEGYIQNDAGSIASISACKGLSGYFETRGQKYLIEPLGTSDREEHAVYKYEDLEQESIKTCGLINNTWEADSNDPISDYFKSSNNPEMKAYLKAKKYLEVYIVADNTLYKKYEEDVKTVRERIFGIVNYINTVYKAINIYVALIGLEIWTDGDKCLLSRAAGFTLDSFSKWRRSDLLTRKKNDNAQLLTGYDFEGTTVGLAFLKSICSDIYSAGIIQDHNRNEIAVGATMAHEMGHNLGMSHDTRACTCHDKVCIMTDTVSSIIPKKFSSCSLQSFEKYMLSDMPKCLTNIPDKSSIIAPPSCGNGFVEKGEECDCGTPEECTNECCDPETCKLTAGSICAQGECCENCQYKKPGAVCRAVRHDCDLAEMCTGFSANCPEDRFRVNGHSCNYGKGYCYMGDCPTREDQCKAAFGPQATEAAASCYQMNTKGLYYAYCRKEKGSHVPCKKKDVMCGKLFCTGGNEMPRDGNLVTFESCKASFPGNGGEDTGMIRDGTKCGNGMVCSKGECVYAEDVFRSTNCSAKCTGHAVCDHELQCQCEEGWAPPTCDSSSAVTTFAIVAGVLIVLAVTATTAVLLIRFQVFKKSCQTRRGPGATNQVFVDQEQRCREHPVLAVPAQKMNDKKLLLPVPPPQENKPQRQSPAIRPKGPPPPVPSTKPTSSHTEAIFAPERKPAHLPVPKGKPPPPPKALKPLINPRV, translated from the exons ATGCTTTATGGAAATGGAAAGCGAGGACAGCTTGCCTCCCCGGCTGAAGAGATTAACAGCATTCAAACCGGCCACCCAGAGGGTATAGAGGAGCA GCACCTATTAGCTAGAGACTATACCGAAACAGTCTATTCTGATGACGGTCGACAAATAACAACAAGTCCTCAAAtcaag GATCACTGTTATTATGAAGGTTACATTCAGAATGATGCTGGTTCCATAGCAAGCATCAGTGCGTGCAAAGGTCTGAG TGGCTATTTTGAGACCCGTGGCCAGAAGTACCTTATTGAGCCCTTGGGAACTTCAGACAGAGAGGAACATGCAGTCTATAAGTATGAGGACCTCGAACAAGAGTCCATAAAAACCTGTGGGCTAATCAATAATACCTGGGAAGCAGATTCAAATGACCCCATCAGTGACTACTTCAAATCCAGCAACAATCCAGAA atgaaAGCATACCTGAAAGCAAAAAAGTATCTGGAAGTTTACATAGTTGCAGACAATACTTTG tATAAGAAGTATGAGGAAGATGTTAAAACTGTAAGAGAAAGGATATTTGGAATAGTCAATTACATCAACACG GTTTATAAGGCCATAAATATCTACGTGGCTTTAATTGGCCTCGAAATTTGGACAGATGGCGACAAATGCCTCCTGAGTCGTGCTGCAGGATTCACCCTGGACAGTTTCTCAAAGTGGCGCCGATCAGATTTATTaacgaggaaaaaaaatgacaatgctCAGCTACTCAC AGGCTATGACTTTGAGGGGACAACAGTCGGATTAGCCTTTCTAAAATCCATATGCAGTGATATATATTCTGCAGGTATTATTCAg GATCATAACAGAAATGAAATTGCAGTTGGAGCTACCATGGCACATGAGATGGGACACAACCTTGGCATGAGTCACGACACCAGAGCCTGCACGTGTCACGATAAAGTTTGTATCATGACAGATACTGTCAG TTCTATCATCCCCAAGAAATTCAGCTCTTGCAGCCTCCAAAGTTTTGAGAAATACATGCTGAGTGACATGCCAAAATGCCTAACGAACATCCCAGATAAAAGCAGCATCATAGCACCTCCGTCCTGCGGAAATGGCTTTGtggaaaaaggagaggaatgCGACTGTGGTACTCCTGAG GAGTGCACAAATGAGTGCTGCGACCCCGAGACGTGCAAACTGACAGCAGGTTCCATATGTGCACAAGGAGAGTGCTGTGAAAACTGCCAA tatAAAAAGCCAGGAGCTGTGTGCCGAGCAGTCAGGCATGACTGTGACCTGGCCGAGATGTGCACCGGCTTTTCTGCAAATTGCCCAGAGGACCGATTCCGTGTGAACGGACATTCCTGCAACTACGGCAAAGGCTATTGCTACATGGGAGACTGTCCCACTCGAGAAGACCAGTGCAAAGCTGCTTTCGGACCAC AGGCTACTGAAGCTGCAGCTTCCTGTTACCAGATGAACACGAAAGGGTTATATTATGCATACTGCCGAAAAGAAAAAGGTAGTCACGTCCCGtgtaaaaaaaa AGATGTAATGTGCGGAAAGTTGTTCTGTACTGGGGGGAATGAGATGCCTCGGGACGGGAACCTGGTGACTTTCGAGTCCTGCAAAGCAAGTTTTCCTGGAAATGGAGGAGAAGACACAGGGATGATTCGCGATGGAACGAAGTGTGGGAATGGAATG GTGTGCAGCAAAGGAGAATGTGTCTATGCCGAAGATGTCTTTAGATCAACCAACTGTTCTGCCAAGTGTACTGGACATGCT GTGTGCGACCACGAGTTGCAATGCCAGTGTGAAGAAGGATGGGCACCACCAACCTGCGACAGCTCCTCGGCAGTGACCA CCTTCGCTATTGTTGCTGGTGTGCTGATTGTCCTCGCTGTCACAGCAACTACAGCAGTGTTACTTATCCGCTTCCAAGTATTCAAGAAAAG CTGCCAGACCAGAAGGGGACCTGGAGCCACAAACCAAGTCTTTGTGGATCAAGAACAAAGATGCAGAGAACACCCTGTCCTGGCTGTACCTGCCCAGAAG ATGAACGATAAGAAACTTCTCCTTCCTGTACCTCCACCGCAGGAGAACAAACCACAGCGCCAAAGT CCTGCCATAAGGCCTAAAGGTCCCCCACCTCCTGTTCCTTCTACCAAACCAACATCTTCTCACACAGAAGCGATTTTT